Proteins encoded within one genomic window of Mycolicibacterium aubagnense:
- a CDS encoding amino acid ABC transporter ATP-binding protein yields MISVKGVNKHFGALHVLRDINLEVPRGQVVVLLGPSGSGKSTLCRTINRLETIDSGSIHIDGELLPEEGRKLATLRSEVGMVFQSFNLFAHKTILENVTLAPMRVRGKGKEEARTKGLELLERVGVANQADKYPAQLSGGQQQRVAIARSLAMGPKVMLFDEPTSALDPEMVNEVLSVMTSLATDGMTMIVVTHEMGFARRASNRVVFMADGTIVEDAEPDEFFTAPKSNRARDFLGKILDH; encoded by the coding sequence ATGATCTCGGTCAAGGGGGTCAACAAGCACTTCGGTGCACTGCATGTTCTGAGAGACATCAATCTCGAAGTCCCCCGCGGTCAGGTGGTCGTGCTGCTGGGACCGTCGGGTTCGGGCAAGTCGACGTTGTGCCGCACCATCAACCGGCTGGAGACCATCGACTCCGGATCGATCCACATCGACGGTGAGCTACTGCCCGAGGAGGGCCGCAAGCTTGCCACGCTGCGGTCCGAGGTGGGCATGGTGTTCCAGTCGTTCAATCTGTTCGCGCACAAGACGATTCTCGAAAACGTCACCCTCGCGCCGATGAGGGTCCGCGGCAAGGGCAAGGAGGAGGCGCGCACGAAGGGGCTCGAACTGCTCGAGCGGGTGGGGGTCGCCAACCAGGCCGACAAGTACCCGGCGCAGCTGTCCGGTGGTCAGCAGCAGCGCGTCGCCATCGCCCGCTCGCTGGCCATGGGCCCGAAGGTCATGCTGTTCGACGAGCCCACCAGCGCGCTGGATCCCGAGATGGTCAACGAGGTGCTCTCGGTGATGACGTCCCTGGCGACCGACGGCATGACCATGATCGTGGTGACGCACGAGATGGGCTTCGCCCGCCGGGCGTCCAACCGGGTGGTGTTCATGGCCGACGGCACCATCGTCGAGGACGCCGAGCCCGACGAATTCTTCACCGCGCCGAAGTCCAACCGGGCCCGGGATTTCCTGGGCAAGATCCTGGACCACTGA
- a CDS encoding amino acid ABC transporter permease, with amino-acid sequence MWGTYGGKILAAFWTTIQLTLLAGVGALILGTMLAAMRLSPVPVLRWLGTAYVNVVRNTPLTLIILFCSFGIGNTLRITLVDPHSPTAVVDSNFRLAALGLTVYTASFVCETLRSGINTVPLGQAEAARSLGLSFGQNLRMILLPQAFRAVLNPLGSVLIALVKNTTIASAIGVAEAALLMKEMIENTAALLAVGSIFAAGFVVLTLPLGLLFSWLGKRYAVVR; translated from the coding sequence CTGTGGGGCACCTACGGCGGCAAGATTCTGGCCGCGTTCTGGACGACGATCCAACTCACGCTGCTCGCCGGGGTCGGTGCGCTGATCCTCGGCACAATGCTGGCCGCGATGCGGCTGTCGCCGGTGCCGGTGCTGCGCTGGCTGGGCACGGCGTACGTCAACGTGGTCCGTAACACCCCGTTGACGCTGATCATCCTGTTCTGCTCGTTCGGCATCGGGAACACCCTGCGGATCACCCTGGTCGATCCACATTCGCCGACAGCCGTGGTGGACAGCAACTTTCGGCTCGCGGCTCTCGGGTTGACCGTCTACACCGCGTCATTCGTGTGCGAGACGTTGCGCTCGGGCATCAACACCGTGCCGCTGGGCCAGGCCGAAGCCGCGCGCTCGCTGGGCCTGAGCTTCGGGCAGAACCTGCGGATGATCTTGCTGCCGCAGGCTTTTCGCGCGGTGCTCAACCCGCTGGGTTCCGTGTTGATCGCCTTGGTGAAGAACACCACCATCGCATCGGCCATCGGTGTCGCCGAGGCGGCGCTGCTGATGAAGGAGATGATCGAGAACACCGCGGCACTGCTGGCGGTCGGTTCGATCTTCGCCGCTGGTTTCGTGGTCCTGACATTGCCGTTGGGGCTGTTGTTCAGTTGGTTGGGTAAGCGATACGCGGTGGTTCGGTGA
- a CDS encoding amino acid ABC transporter permease, whose protein sequence is MTSSAVLYDAPGPRAQRRNLVFAAVIVAVIIAMAGWVLWQFESKGQLTEAKWHPFLTANLWTTYVLPGAVGTLTAAAVSIVLALVLGLLLGMGRLSEARAVRWACSVFVEFFRAVPVLIMMLFAYFLFALYDVFPSRQLALAGVITGLTLYNGAVIAEIVRAGVYALPRGQREAAVALGLRPGQTLRLILLPQAVTSMLPVLVSQMVVVLKDTAIGYQITFVEMVRQGTNIGSAYSNYIPALLVIAVLMISLNFALSALATRLERRLRRSRRAPEPLPVNTGVQDDTPGTPAA, encoded by the coding sequence ATGACATCCTCCGCCGTCCTCTACGACGCCCCGGGACCGCGGGCGCAGCGTCGCAACCTGGTTTTCGCCGCCGTCATCGTCGCGGTGATCATTGCGATGGCCGGCTGGGTGCTGTGGCAGTTCGAGTCCAAAGGCCAACTGACCGAAGCGAAGTGGCACCCGTTCCTGACCGCGAACCTGTGGACGACGTACGTGCTGCCGGGTGCCGTCGGCACGTTGACGGCGGCGGCGGTGTCGATCGTGCTGGCGCTGGTGCTGGGTCTACTGCTGGGCATGGGCCGGCTGTCCGAAGCCCGCGCGGTGCGGTGGGCGTGCTCGGTGTTCGTCGAGTTCTTCCGCGCCGTCCCCGTGCTGATCATGATGCTGTTCGCGTACTTCCTGTTCGCGTTGTACGACGTCTTCCCGTCACGGCAGCTCGCGCTCGCCGGCGTGATCACCGGGCTGACGCTGTACAACGGCGCCGTGATCGCGGAGATCGTGCGCGCCGGCGTGTACGCGCTGCCCCGCGGGCAACGTGAGGCTGCCGTGGCACTGGGTCTGCGACCCGGTCAGACGCTGCGGCTGATCCTGCTCCCCCAGGCCGTGACGTCGATGCTGCCCGTGTTGGTGTCCCAGATGGTGGTGGTGCTCAAGGACACCGCCATCGGCTACCAGATCACCTTCGTCGAGATGGTCCGCCAGGGCACCAACATCGGTTCGGCGTACAGCAATTACATCCCCGCGCTGCTGGTGATCGCGGTGCTGATGATCAGCCTCAACTTCGCGCTGTCGGCGCTGGCGACCCGACTCGAACGCCGGTTGCGGAGGTCGCGACGCGCCCCGGAGCCACTGCCGGTGAATACCGGTGTTCAGGACGACACGCCAGGCACACCGGCGGCCTGA
- the recX gene encoding recombination regulator RecX, with protein MTSFPPQSTSKAEPADAPRREEQARDVCLRLLTTRARSRAELGAQLTKRGFPDDVSTRVLDRLTEVGLVDDAAFAEQWVRERRTNAGKGKRALASELRTKGIDAEVIAETLDSVDTGEWRVRAEELVAAKLRRENLDDEMKVTRRLVAMLARRGYSQGMAFDVVSTQLTQERQRRVV; from the coding sequence ATGACGTCCTTCCCGCCCCAGTCGACTTCTAAGGCGGAGCCGGCTGACGCGCCGCGGCGTGAGGAGCAGGCACGGGACGTGTGTCTGCGTCTGCTCACCACCCGCGCGCGTAGTCGGGCCGAACTCGGGGCGCAGCTGACCAAGCGCGGCTTTCCTGACGATGTCAGTACCCGCGTACTCGACCGGCTCACGGAGGTCGGGCTGGTGGACGACGCGGCGTTTGCTGAGCAGTGGGTACGGGAACGTCGTACCAATGCGGGAAAAGGCAAGCGTGCCTTGGCTTCTGAGCTGCGGACCAAAGGCATCGACGCCGAGGTGATCGCCGAGACACTCGACAGCGTCGACACGGGAGAGTGGCGGGTGCGAGCCGAGGAGCTCGTTGCCGCCAAGCTGCGGCGGGAAAACCTCGACGACGAGATGAAGGTGACCCGGCGTCTGGTCGCGATGTTGGCACGTCGTGGCTACAGCCAAGGCATGGCCTTCGATGTCGTCAGCACTCAGCTCACGCAGGAGCGTCAGCGCCGCGTGGTCTAG
- a CDS encoding MiaB/RimO family radical SAM methylthiotransferase: MGSGTGRTYQVRTYGCQMNVHDSERLAGLLEDAGYQRADEGADADVVVFNTCAVRENADNKLYGNISHLAPRKEADPNMQIAVGGCLAQKDRDTVLSKAPWVDVVFGTHNIGSLPVLLERARHNREAQVEIVEALQEFPSALPATRESSYAAWVSISVGCNNTCTFCIVPSLRGKEVDRRPGDILAEVRSLVDQGVLEITLLGQNVNAYGVSFASDERLREDPTAWAELLREGPEGPAIERDRGAFAKLLRACGDIEGLERVRFTSPHPAEFTDDVIEAMAATPNVCPTLHMPLQSGSDRILKEMRRSYRAEKYLGIIDRVRAAIPHAAITTDIIVGFPGETEEDFQATLDVVERARFSSAFTFQYSKRPGTPAAELPDQLPKEVVSERYMRLIELQERISWEENLAQVGREVELLVATGEGRKDTETARMSGRARDGRLVHFTPGDADIRPGDIVTTTVTGAAPHHLIADAPIASHRRTRAGDAHAAGRKPTTGVGLGMPQIGAPPVTPAEQGCSR, translated from the coding sequence ATGGGTTCCGGGACCGGGCGCACCTATCAGGTCCGCACCTATGGGTGCCAGATGAACGTCCACGACTCCGAACGGCTGGCCGGTCTCCTGGAAGACGCCGGATACCAGCGGGCCGACGAGGGTGCCGATGCCGACGTGGTCGTGTTCAACACCTGCGCGGTGCGGGAGAACGCCGACAACAAGCTCTACGGCAACATCAGCCACCTGGCGCCGCGCAAGGAAGCCGATCCGAACATGCAGATCGCCGTCGGCGGCTGCCTCGCGCAGAAGGACCGCGACACGGTACTGAGCAAGGCGCCGTGGGTCGACGTCGTGTTCGGTACGCACAACATCGGCTCGCTGCCGGTGCTGCTGGAGCGGGCCCGGCACAACCGCGAAGCGCAGGTCGAGATCGTCGAGGCGCTCCAGGAATTCCCGTCGGCGCTGCCGGCCACGCGCGAATCCTCTTATGCCGCTTGGGTTTCGATCTCGGTGGGCTGCAACAACACCTGCACGTTCTGCATCGTGCCCTCGCTGCGCGGCAAGGAGGTCGACCGGCGACCCGGCGACATCCTGGCCGAAGTCCGGTCGCTCGTGGACCAGGGCGTCCTCGAGATCACGCTGCTGGGCCAGAACGTCAACGCCTACGGCGTCTCCTTCGCTTCGGACGAGCGCTTGCGCGAGGACCCGACGGCCTGGGCCGAGCTTCTGCGTGAAGGCCCGGAGGGCCCGGCGATCGAGCGCGACCGCGGCGCGTTCGCCAAATTGCTGCGCGCCTGCGGCGACATCGAAGGCCTGGAGCGGGTCCGCTTCACCTCGCCGCACCCCGCCGAGTTCACCGACGACGTCATCGAGGCCATGGCGGCCACCCCGAACGTCTGCCCGACGCTGCACATGCCGCTGCAGTCGGGATCTGACCGCATCCTCAAGGAGATGCGCCGGTCCTACCGCGCCGAGAAGTACCTCGGCATCATCGACCGGGTCCGCGCGGCGATCCCGCATGCGGCCATCACCACCGACATCATCGTCGGGTTCCCGGGGGAGACCGAAGAGGACTTCCAGGCCACGTTAGATGTCGTCGAACGCGCCCGATTCTCCAGCGCCTTCACCTTCCAGTACTCCAAGCGGCCCGGGACCCCGGCCGCCGAACTGCCTGACCAGCTCCCCAAAGAGGTTGTCTCCGAGCGCTATATGCGGCTCATCGAGCTGCAGGAGCGCATCTCCTGGGAGGAGAACCTCGCCCAGGTCGGCCGCGAGGTCGAGCTGCTGGTGGCCACCGGCGAGGGCCGCAAAGACACCGAGACCGCCCGGATGTCGGGCCGCGCCCGCGACGGCCGGCTGGTGCACTTCACCCCGGGAGACGCCGACATCCGGCCTGGCGACATCGTCACCACGACCGTTACCGGCGCCGCCCCGCACCACCTGATCGCCGACGCCCCGATCGCGTCGCACCGTCGCACCCGCGCCGGTGACGCACATGCCGCGGGCCGCAAACCCACCACCGGCGTCGGGCTGGGCATGCCGCAGATCGGCGCGCCCCCCGTCACGCCCGCAGAGCAGGGATGTTCACGATGA
- a CDS encoding TetR/AcrR family transcriptional regulator: MPIGRPRMFDPESVLDIAMRLFWAHGYDGVSISDLTAATGINRRSLYAEYGSKADLFRAAVRRYQAGPGGYAERALALPTAWETAYAMVHGAVDASSGTAGPRGCLLVQSALAAGDEATELHAELAQLREDGITELAERFRAAQLVGELPGADPELLARWIGAISQGLAVQANSVADRDELHAVADQALRAWPMAPQAAGVPGVSS, from the coding sequence ATGCCGATCGGTAGACCGCGCATGTTCGACCCCGAGTCCGTTCTCGACATCGCGATGCGGTTGTTCTGGGCGCACGGCTATGACGGGGTGTCCATCAGTGACCTCACGGCTGCGACCGGCATCAACCGCCGCAGCCTGTACGCCGAATACGGTTCCAAGGCGGACCTCTTTCGGGCTGCCGTGCGGCGCTACCAGGCCGGGCCCGGCGGATACGCCGAGCGTGCGCTCGCCCTGCCCACCGCATGGGAAACGGCGTACGCCATGGTGCACGGCGCCGTCGACGCGTCGTCCGGGACAGCGGGCCCGCGCGGATGCCTGCTGGTGCAAAGTGCGCTGGCCGCCGGCGATGAGGCGACAGAGTTGCACGCCGAGCTGGCCCAGCTTCGCGAAGACGGAATCACGGAGCTGGCCGAACGATTCCGGGCTGCCCAGCTCGTGGGCGAACTACCCGGGGCGGACCCGGAGCTGTTGGCGCGCTGGATCGGTGCGATCAGTCAGGGTCTGGCGGTCCAAGCCAACAGCGTTGCCGACCGTGACGAACTGCACGCGGTGGCGGATCAGGCTCTCCGGGCCTGGCCGATGGCGCCTCAGGCCGCCGGTGTGCCTGGCGTGTCGTCCTGA
- a CDS encoding 3-oxoacyl-ACP reductase family protein, whose product MSTTSEAPLAGRRALVTGGSRGIGAATVRRLAADGAAVAFTYQSSPDAAQDLVDELEATGAKVAAIKADSADALAVAAAVDEAVERLGGLDILVNNAGVAQGAPIESFPLEDFDRMLAINVKAVFAAIQRAVPHLGAGGRIITIGSVNADRVPTVGFSVYALTKAAVAGLTRGLVRELGPRGITVNTIQPGPVATDMNPDTGDFADELRPLIAVGQYGQPRDIASAVAYLAHPESGFVTGVTWNIDGGFVI is encoded by the coding sequence ATGAGCACCACTTCGGAAGCGCCGCTCGCGGGGCGGCGCGCACTGGTCACCGGCGGTTCCCGCGGCATCGGCGCCGCGACCGTACGCCGACTCGCGGCAGACGGCGCAGCGGTGGCGTTCACCTACCAGTCCTCGCCCGACGCCGCGCAGGACCTGGTCGACGAACTCGAGGCGACCGGCGCGAAGGTAGCCGCGATCAAGGCCGACAGCGCCGACGCACTGGCCGTCGCCGCAGCGGTGGACGAAGCGGTCGAGCGACTCGGCGGACTGGACATCCTGGTCAACAACGCCGGCGTCGCGCAGGGCGCACCGATCGAGTCGTTCCCGCTGGAGGACTTCGACCGGATGCTGGCCATCAACGTGAAGGCAGTCTTTGCCGCCATCCAGCGTGCCGTGCCGCACTTGGGCGCCGGCGGCCGCATCATCACCATCGGCAGTGTGAACGCCGACCGGGTGCCGACCGTCGGGTTCTCGGTCTACGCCCTGACCAAGGCCGCAGTCGCCGGACTGACCCGAGGCCTCGTGCGCGAACTCGGCCCGCGCGGCATCACCGTCAACACCATCCAGCCGGGACCGGTCGCGACCGACATGAATCCCGACACCGGCGACTTCGCCGACGAGCTTCGCCCGCTCATCGCGGTCGGCCAGTACGGGCAGCCTCGCGATATCGCCAGTGCCGTCGCTTATCTGGCCCATCCAGAGTCCGGGTTCGTCACGGGCGTCACCTGGAACATCGACGGCGGCTTCGTGATCTGA